One Bacillota bacterium genomic window carries:
- a CDS encoding NUDIX domain-containing protein, with product MSAVRVSVRAVIIRDRQLLVTRNRDPWGDYYLLPGGGQHPGETMVSALQRECMEEIGVTVHVGDLLYVREYIGRNHEFAEYDGDVHQVELMFSCALAGEAAPALGSNPDANQVSVVWLDLDELGQYRLYPAVLKELIPQTRKGGPVYLGDVN from the coding sequence GTGAGTGCGGTCAGGGTGTCGGTGAGGGCCGTCATCATCCGGGACCGACAGCTCCTGGTCACGCGGAACAGGGACCCGTGGGGGGACTACTACCTCCTGCCGGGAGGAGGCCAGCACCCCGGGGAAACCATGGTCTCGGCATTGCAGAGGGAGTGCATGGAGGAAATCGGGGTGACGGTACACGTGGGAGACCTGCTGTACGTGCGTGAGTACATCGGACGGAACCACGAGTTCGCCGAGTACGACGGTGACGTACACCAGGTTGAACTCATGTTTTCGTGCGCGCTGGCCGGGGAAGCCGCCCCCGCCCTCGGTAGCAACCCGGATGCGAACCAGGTCTCTGTGGTGTGGCTTGACCTGGATGAACTGGGACAATACCGGCTGTACCCGGCCGTGTTGAAGGAACTGATTCCCCAAACCCGTAAAGGGGGACCTGTGTATCTGGGCGACGTGAACTAG